In the genome of Perca fluviatilis chromosome 4, GENO_Pfluv_1.0, whole genome shotgun sequence, one region contains:
- the si:dkey-13a21.4 gene encoding ras-related protein rab7 — protein MNDRKSPVTLKIILIGSSGVGKSSFMNRYVNHRFSNMYRATIGTDFLSRTVNIEEDAVTLQIWDTAGTERFQSLGTPLYRGAHCCMLVFDVTSRASFSALVEWRKEFLIQGEPQDPSGFPFIVLGNKTDLSNREVSGSKALQWCEEIGAEYFEGSAKDDLDVEKPFLRAAQSGLQQYKKHTLENTGHFQITCEQPRETRNTCEC, from the exons ATGAACGACAGAAAAAGTCCGGTTACACTGAAAATAATCCTCATAGGAAGCTCCGG GGTGGGAAAATCCTCCTTCATGAACAGATATGTGAATCACCGCTTCAGCAACATGTACCGGGCCACGATAGGGACCGACTTCCTCTCCAGAACAGTCAACATAGAGGAAGACGCAGTCACCCTGCAG ATCTGGGACACAGCGGGCACGGAGAGGTTCCAGTCTCTGGGTACGCCTCTGTACCGAGGAGCTCACTGCTGCATGCTGGTGTTTGATGTCACATCCAGAGCCAGTTTCTCTGCCCTGGTGGAGTGGAGGAAGGAGTTTCTGATCCAGGGCGAGCCTCAGGACCCATCCGGCTTTCCTTTCATTGTACTGGGCAACAAGACTGACCTGAGCAACCGGGAG GTGTCCGGCAGTAAGGCCTTGCAGTGGTGTGAGGAAATAGGAGCAGAATACTTTGAAGGAAGCGCAAAAGATGATCTAGATGTGGAAAAGCCATTCTTGAGAGCGGCTCAGAGCGGCTTGCAACAG tacaaaaaacacacattggAAAATACAGGACATTTCCAGATAACCTGCGAACAGCCGAGAGAAACTCGCAACACCTGTGAGTGCTGA
- the gata1a gene encoding GATA binding protein 1a: protein MEDSSEQSHWVSPALLSSDPLAGFSTEPGLLPPGEEGEAFFSSQDTDYTSLPPFFSNPSYSRAPPTYRHSSVRQVFTSPSLLSNLQLLDGPGSHSLSSPYNPPASTWSSSPLNKTPLHSHTPTSLYTPCVTSSFTTSRDGYFSPSREGRESPRLQEALKAERLSPLGGSGASSSFLNLTPAAGSVYTPSSHSHPHMLSPYSSYMTGPQEYNSGALYSSPGAWISPSYSPKLRNKMRISTPEARECVNCGATATPLWRRDGTGHYLCNACGLYHKMNGQNRPLIRPKKRLIVSKRAGTLCANCHTSTTTLWRRNANGEPVCNACGLYFKLHNVNRPLAMKKEGIQTRNRKVSNKNKKSKKAAMFESYSDVTQHPSGDDNCGSFSLGPGTLLTYSNTPHLHPSASLQYTHHLNNGMMPTLV from the exons ATGGAGGATTCGTCAGAGCAGTCCCACTGGGTGTCTCCAGCTCTGCTCAGCTCAGATCCTCTGGCTGGTTTCTCCACTGAGCCCGGCCTTCTTCCTccaggagaagaaggagaggcCTTTTTCTCAAGCCAGGACACAGACTACACCAGCCTGCCCCCTTTCTTCTCCAACCCAAGCTACAGCCGAGCGCCACCCACCTACAGACACAGCTCGG TTCGACAGGTGTTCACCTCACCGAGCCTCCTCAGCAACCTCCAGCTGCTAGACGGGCCAGGCAGCCACTCCCTGAGCTCACCCTACAACCCCCCGGCCTCCACCTGGAGCAGCAGCCCCCTCAACAAGACCCCGCTGCACTCACACACCCCGACCTCCCTCTACACCCCCTGCGTCACTTCCTCCTTCACCACCTCCAGAGACGGATACTTTTCTCCGAGCAGAGAGGGCAGGGAGAGCCCCCGGCTTCAGGAGGCCCTGAAGGCCGAGCGCCTGAGCCCGTTGGGGGGGTCGGGGGCCAGCAGCAGTTTTCTGAATCTGACTCCTGCTGCTGGGAGTGTGTACACTCCGTCATCCCACTCCCACCCACACATGCTGAGCCCCTACAGCTCGTACATGACAGGTCCACAAGAGTACAACTCTGGTGCCCTGTACTCCAGCCCTGGAGCATGGATCAGCCCCTCATACTCCCCTAAACTTCGCAATAAGATGAGAATATCCACTCCAG AGGCCAGAGAGTGTGTTAACTGCGGAGCCACAGCTACCCCTCTGTGGCGTCGGGATGGTACAGGCCACTACCTGTGTAACGCCTGTGGACTGTACCACAAGATGAACGGCCAAAACAGACCACTAATCCGACCCAAGAAGAGACTG attGTCAGCAAGCGGGCAGGTACGCTGTGTGCCAACTGTCACACAAGCACAACAACACTGTGGAGACGCAACGCCAACGGAGAGCCTGTGTGTAATGCGTGTGGTCTCTACTTTAAACTGCACAAT GTCAACCGGCCCCTCGCCATGAAGAAGGAAGGCATTCAAACGCGCAACAGAAAAGTGTCCAACAAGAACAAGAAGAGCAAGAAGGCCGCCATGTTTGAGTCGTACTCGGATGTGACTCAGCATCCATCCGGGGACGACAATTGCGGGTCATTTTCCCTCGGCCCCGGGACTCTCCTCACCTACAGCAACACACCGCACCTGCATCCCTCCGCCTCCTTACAATACACACACCACCTCAACAATGGCATGATGCCCACACTGGTGtga
- the LOC120557352 gene encoding bcl-2-like protein 1 isoform X1, producing the protein METMSYSNRELVEFFIGYKLSQRNYSTSLLRPEDAGGRTEGDKANSAGSNGLLVNSRNGGGQPGMSLPPRGDIEAVKAALRDSANEFELLFTQAFSNLSSQLDITPDTAYHSFKSVMDEVFKDGINWGRVVGLFAFGGVLCVECVEKDMTELVSRIADWMTMYLDEHISPWIQSQGGWDCFAEVFGRDGAAEARRSQETVRRWLLVGVALLVGVLVGVVIAKKR; encoded by the exons ATGGAAACAATGTCGTACAGTAACAGAGAGCTGGTGGAGTTCTTTATAGGCTACAAGCTGTCTCAGAGAAACTATTCAACCTCTCTGCTGAGGCCAGAGGATGCTGGCGGAAGGACTGAAGGAGACAAGGCCAACTCAGCTGGCAGTAACGGCCTGCTGGTCAACAGCAGAAATGGGGGCGGCCAGCCAGGGATGTCGTTGCCCCCACGTGGTGACATAGAGGCTGTAAAGGCAGCTCTTCGGGACTCAGCAAATGAGTTTGAACTGCTCTTCACACAAGCGTTTAGTAACCTTTCCTCGCAGCTAGACATCACTCCTGACACAGCCTACCACAGCTTTAAGAGCGTGATGGACGAGGTGTTCAAGGATGGAATCAACTGGGGTCGTGTAGTGGGCCTGTTTGCCTTTGGCGGCGTGCTGTGTGTGGAATGTGTAGAGAAGGATATGACCGAACTGGTTTCCCGCATCGCAGACTGGATGACCATGTACCTGGATGAGCACATCAGTCCATGGATCCAGAGCCAAGGAGGATGG GACTGCTTTGCTGAGGTTTTTGGGCGAGACGGCGCTGCAGAAGCGAGGAGATCTCAGGAGACCGTGAGAAGATGGCTGCTTGTTGGAGTGGCGCTGCTAGTGGGAGTGCTGGTTGGTGTGGTCATCGCTAAGAAACGGTGA
- the LOC120557352 gene encoding bcl-2-like protein 1 isoform X2, translating to METMSYSNRELVEFFIGYKLSQRNYSTSLLRPEDAGGRTEGDKANSAGSNGLLVNSRNGGGQPGMSLPPRGDIEAVKAALRDSANEFELLFTQAFSNLSSQLDITPDTAYHSFKSVMDEVFKDGINWGRVVGLFAFGGVLCVECVEKDMTELVSRIADWMTMYLDEHISPWIQSQGGWVSWHGMSSTCSFVHGVGSVLGMGRYPKLRNLNYLE from the exons ATGGAAACAATGTCGTACAGTAACAGAGAGCTGGTGGAGTTCTTTATAGGCTACAAGCTGTCTCAGAGAAACTATTCAACCTCTCTGCTGAGGCCAGAGGATGCTGGCGGAAGGACTGAAGGAGACAAGGCCAACTCAGCTGGCAGTAACGGCCTGCTGGTCAACAGCAGAAATGGGGGCGGCCAGCCAGGGATGTCGTTGCCCCCACGTGGTGACATAGAGGCTGTAAAGGCAGCTCTTCGGGACTCAGCAAATGAGTTTGAACTGCTCTTCACACAAGCGTTTAGTAACCTTTCCTCGCAGCTAGACATCACTCCTGACACAGCCTACCACAGCTTTAAGAGCGTGATGGACGAGGTGTTCAAGGATGGAATCAACTGGGGTCGTGTAGTGGGCCTGTTTGCCTTTGGCGGCGTGCTGTGTGTGGAATGTGTAGAGAAGGATATGACCGAACTGGTTTCCCGCATCGCAGACTGGATGACCATGTACCTGGATGAGCACATCAGTCCATGGATCCAGAGCCAAGGAGGATGGGTGAGTTGGCATGGGATGAGCTCAACGTGCAGCTTTGTTCATGG AGTTGGGTCAGTACTTGGTATGGGCAGATATCCTAAATTGAGGAATTTGAATTATCTGGAGTGA
- the adnpa gene encoding activity-dependent neuroprotector homeobox a isoform X2 has protein sequence MYQLPVNNLTRIRKARKQVKKALGDIGLEYCKEAVEEFKEFCPDEQFVKGSLCLDICAWDPSYSKTQEYRSKPFCCTECPFSSKYYSGYKNHFRNVHRKIFDSKILLNCPYCTFTASKRTLETHVKIFHIPSSARQNYGNLQGSALGRNDKTFLDRVRQGDGVEKAMYFCKKCTFRDTLYNVVRRHIYREHFQHIVSPYLGMVSESSLKNGANSVNGNNILCKRCQFSTRSYEALVQHVVEYHERIGAQVTTMIGHAKIVVARPQSLPVASQKAPLIVSRGHTTRPDPLAQPVIGYLKPVAPLVKNQSFITASQVRVTVPGKSTVAENNVAGVNTAQTQKWKICTVCNELFPENLYNAHFENAHKAKKVWALAKYIMKIHNFTSKCLLCNRYLPSDTLLNHMLIHGLTCPQCHSAFHNVEKIIEHVAQAHPDDFIGPPGASPLTFDLTIKQDKSSNVQLVVLTFNMKETINGQDQSASAQNSVPPLVKLTAPRMIEKKSEPLRSFPSLGQKSEVGKTLCPLCFTILKGPISDALAMHLRERHQVLQTMHPVEKKMTYKCIHCLGVYTSNMVASTITLHLVQCRAVGRNQASQGFKSALTLNSSGAGFLKRQPPTQAMSNPKRIKLSKESKISSTTVGNQSESDDLALDPRSYEHKTYEARKNFLTSYFNRRPYLSPQEEEKLSASLWLWKSDIASHFATKRRMCEKQCQTMKLSVLLGFDMHAVKKVKHDLIFVESSASEGRSGGLKSGTPSTDQNKQCETLNCTLKLRTCTETISIDSDSEPETEDKPTENGNVDANQDENLKSEEPANLSEETEPEPEPLNTDDPSREKESSLQDGKANALMTFC, from the exons ATGTATCAACTTCCAGTGAACAACCTCACACGAATCAGGAAGGctaggaaacaagtgaaaaaagCACTTGGAGACATTGGACTGGAGTACTGCAAGGAGGCAGTGGAG GAGTTCAAAGAGTTCTGTCCTGATGAGCAATTTGTAAAGGGCAGTCTTTGCCTTGATATCTGTGCTTGGGATCCATCATACTCTAAAACACAG GAATACAGATCGAAGCCATTTTGCTGCACAGAGTGCCCATTTTCTTCCAAATACTACTCGGGCTACAAGAATCACTTCCGCAATGTACACAGGAAAATCTTTGATAGTAAAATTCTGCTTAACTGTCCATACTGCACGTTCACTGCAAGCAAGAGAACTTTGGAGACGCATGTTAAAATATTCCACATACCCAGTTCAGCACGGCAGAATTATGGGAACTTGCAGGGAAGTGCACTGGGAAGGAACGATAAAACGTTTCTTGATAGGGTCAGACAGGGAGATGGCGTGGAGAAAGCAATGTATTTTTGCAAAAAATGCACGTTCCGGGACACACTCTACAATGTTGTGAGAAGGCACATCTACAGGGAACATTTTCAGCATATTGTGTCACCATATCTTGGTATGGTTTCTGAATCCTCTTTAAAAAATGGTGCTAATTCTGTCAATGGCAACAACATCCTCTGTAAACGCTGCCAGTTTTCCACTCGTAGCTATGAGGCTCTAGTGCAGCATGTTGTAGAGTACCATGAGCGCATTGGTGCTCAAGTGACCACCATGATTGGACATGCTAAAATTGTTGTCGCCAGGCCTCAGTCCTTGCCAGTCGCTTCTCAGAAGGCCCCTCTGATTGTTAGCAGGGGCCACACAACTAGGCCTGACCCATTAGCACAACCAGTAATTGGCTATTTAAAGCCAGTGGCCCCTCTTGTTAAAAATCAGTCTTTCATCACAGCCAGTCAGGTGCGTGTCACGGTTCCTGGCAAGAGCACTGTGGCTGAGAATAATGTTGCTGGTGTAAACACAGCGCAGACACAGAAGTGGAAGATATGTACAGTTTGCAATGAGCTTTTCCCTGAAAACCTCTACAACGCTCATTTTGAGAACGCACACAAGGCAAAGAAAGTGTGGGCACTGGCCAAGTACATCATGAAAATACACAACTTCACCAGCAAGTGTTTGCTTTGCAACCGCTATCTGCCCAGTGATACACTGCTTAACCACATGCTAATCCACGGGCTTACCTGTCCACAGTGCCACTCTGCTTTCCACAATGTTGAGAAAATCATTGAGCATGTGGCACAGGCTCATCCTGATGACTTTATTGGACCCCCTGGTGCATCACCTCTGACATTTGATCTTACCATTAAACAAGATAAGTCCAGTAACGTACAGCTTGTTGTCCTCACATTTAACATGAAGGAAACTATCAATGGTCAAGATCAGTCTGCATCTGCTCAAAATAGTGTTCCACCTCTGGTCAAGCTAACTGCTCCCAgaatgattgaaaaaaaaagtgaaccaCTTAGAAGTTTCCCTTCACTGGGTCAAAAGAGTGAGGTCGGGAAGACTTTGTGTCCACTGTGTTTTACCATCCTCAAAGGTCCAATCTCTGATGCTTTGGCTATGCATCTGAGGGAGCGACATCAAGTGCTCCAGACAATGCATCCTGTTGAAAAAAAGATGACATACAAGTGCATTCATTGCCTGGGAGTGTACACCAGTAACATGGTGGCCTCCACAATCACGCTGCATCTTGTGCAATGCAGGGCTGTTGGTAGGAACCAGGCAAGCCAAGGCTTCAAGTCTGCCTTGACTCTCAACTCATCCGGGGCTGGCTTCCTCAAGAGGCAGCCACCAACGCAGGCCATGTCCAACCCCAAGAGGATAAAACTAAGCAAGGAGTCAAAGATTTCCTCCACAACTGTTGGAAATCAGTCTGAATCTGATGACCTTGCTCTGGATCCTAGAAGCTATGAGCACAAGACGTATGAGGCCAGGAAAAATTTCCTGACATCCTATTTCAACCGGCGCCCATACCTTTCTCCTCAGGAAGAGGAGAAGCTGTCTGCAAGTCTGTGGCTCTGGAAATCTGACATTGCCAGTCACTTTGCAACCAAGCGAAGGATGTGCGAGAAACAATGTCAGACCATGAAGCTGTCTGTGCTGCTCGGCTTTGACATGCATGCTGTCAAGAAAGTTAAACATGACTTGATATTTGTGGAGAGCAGCGCCTCAGAGGGGAGATCTGGAGGCCTCAAGTCTGGTACTCCAAGCACAGACCAAAACAAGCAGTGTGAGACACTAAACTGTACGCTAAAACTCAGAACATGCACAGAGACCATTTCCATTGACTCAGACAGTGAGCCGGAAACGGAGGATAAACCTACTGAGAATGGAAATGTTGACGCAAACCAAGACGAAAATTTAAAGTCTGAGGAGCCAGCAAACCTGAGCGAAGAGACTGAACCCGAACCTGAACCCTTAAACACGGACGATCCCTCTAGAGAGAAGGAGAGCTCTTTGCAAGATGGGAAAGCAAATGCTTTGATGACTTTCTGTTAG
- the adnpa gene encoding activity-dependent neuroprotector homeobox a isoform X1 — protein sequence MPVYKMYQLPVNNLTRIRKARKQVKKALGDIGLEYCKEAVEEFKEFCPDEQFVKGSLCLDICAWDPSYSKTQEYRSKPFCCTECPFSSKYYSGYKNHFRNVHRKIFDSKILLNCPYCTFTASKRTLETHVKIFHIPSSARQNYGNLQGSALGRNDKTFLDRVRQGDGVEKAMYFCKKCTFRDTLYNVVRRHIYREHFQHIVSPYLGMVSESSLKNGANSVNGNNILCKRCQFSTRSYEALVQHVVEYHERIGAQVTTMIGHAKIVVARPQSLPVASQKAPLIVSRGHTTRPDPLAQPVIGYLKPVAPLVKNQSFITASQVRVTVPGKSTVAENNVAGVNTAQTQKWKICTVCNELFPENLYNAHFENAHKAKKVWALAKYIMKIHNFTSKCLLCNRYLPSDTLLNHMLIHGLTCPQCHSAFHNVEKIIEHVAQAHPDDFIGPPGASPLTFDLTIKQDKSSNVQLVVLTFNMKETINGQDQSASAQNSVPPLVKLTAPRMIEKKSEPLRSFPSLGQKSEVGKTLCPLCFTILKGPISDALAMHLRERHQVLQTMHPVEKKMTYKCIHCLGVYTSNMVASTITLHLVQCRAVGRNQASQGFKSALTLNSSGAGFLKRQPPTQAMSNPKRIKLSKESKISSTTVGNQSESDDLALDPRSYEHKTYEARKNFLTSYFNRRPYLSPQEEEKLSASLWLWKSDIASHFATKRRMCEKQCQTMKLSVLLGFDMHAVKKVKHDLIFVESSASEGRSGGLKSGTPSTDQNKQCETLNCTLKLRTCTETISIDSDSEPETEDKPTENGNVDANQDENLKSEEPANLSEETEPEPEPLNTDDPSREKESSLQDGKANALMTFC from the exons ATGCCAGTTTATAAA ATGTATCAACTTCCAGTGAACAACCTCACACGAATCAGGAAGGctaggaaacaagtgaaaaaagCACTTGGAGACATTGGACTGGAGTACTGCAAGGAGGCAGTGGAG GAGTTCAAAGAGTTCTGTCCTGATGAGCAATTTGTAAAGGGCAGTCTTTGCCTTGATATCTGTGCTTGGGATCCATCATACTCTAAAACACAG GAATACAGATCGAAGCCATTTTGCTGCACAGAGTGCCCATTTTCTTCCAAATACTACTCGGGCTACAAGAATCACTTCCGCAATGTACACAGGAAAATCTTTGATAGTAAAATTCTGCTTAACTGTCCATACTGCACGTTCACTGCAAGCAAGAGAACTTTGGAGACGCATGTTAAAATATTCCACATACCCAGTTCAGCACGGCAGAATTATGGGAACTTGCAGGGAAGTGCACTGGGAAGGAACGATAAAACGTTTCTTGATAGGGTCAGACAGGGAGATGGCGTGGAGAAAGCAATGTATTTTTGCAAAAAATGCACGTTCCGGGACACACTCTACAATGTTGTGAGAAGGCACATCTACAGGGAACATTTTCAGCATATTGTGTCACCATATCTTGGTATGGTTTCTGAATCCTCTTTAAAAAATGGTGCTAATTCTGTCAATGGCAACAACATCCTCTGTAAACGCTGCCAGTTTTCCACTCGTAGCTATGAGGCTCTAGTGCAGCATGTTGTAGAGTACCATGAGCGCATTGGTGCTCAAGTGACCACCATGATTGGACATGCTAAAATTGTTGTCGCCAGGCCTCAGTCCTTGCCAGTCGCTTCTCAGAAGGCCCCTCTGATTGTTAGCAGGGGCCACACAACTAGGCCTGACCCATTAGCACAACCAGTAATTGGCTATTTAAAGCCAGTGGCCCCTCTTGTTAAAAATCAGTCTTTCATCACAGCCAGTCAGGTGCGTGTCACGGTTCCTGGCAAGAGCACTGTGGCTGAGAATAATGTTGCTGGTGTAAACACAGCGCAGACACAGAAGTGGAAGATATGTACAGTTTGCAATGAGCTTTTCCCTGAAAACCTCTACAACGCTCATTTTGAGAACGCACACAAGGCAAAGAAAGTGTGGGCACTGGCCAAGTACATCATGAAAATACACAACTTCACCAGCAAGTGTTTGCTTTGCAACCGCTATCTGCCCAGTGATACACTGCTTAACCACATGCTAATCCACGGGCTTACCTGTCCACAGTGCCACTCTGCTTTCCACAATGTTGAGAAAATCATTGAGCATGTGGCACAGGCTCATCCTGATGACTTTATTGGACCCCCTGGTGCATCACCTCTGACATTTGATCTTACCATTAAACAAGATAAGTCCAGTAACGTACAGCTTGTTGTCCTCACATTTAACATGAAGGAAACTATCAATGGTCAAGATCAGTCTGCATCTGCTCAAAATAGTGTTCCACCTCTGGTCAAGCTAACTGCTCCCAgaatgattgaaaaaaaaagtgaaccaCTTAGAAGTTTCCCTTCACTGGGTCAAAAGAGTGAGGTCGGGAAGACTTTGTGTCCACTGTGTTTTACCATCCTCAAAGGTCCAATCTCTGATGCTTTGGCTATGCATCTGAGGGAGCGACATCAAGTGCTCCAGACAATGCATCCTGTTGAAAAAAAGATGACATACAAGTGCATTCATTGCCTGGGAGTGTACACCAGTAACATGGTGGCCTCCACAATCACGCTGCATCTTGTGCAATGCAGGGCTGTTGGTAGGAACCAGGCAAGCCAAGGCTTCAAGTCTGCCTTGACTCTCAACTCATCCGGGGCTGGCTTCCTCAAGAGGCAGCCACCAACGCAGGCCATGTCCAACCCCAAGAGGATAAAACTAAGCAAGGAGTCAAAGATTTCCTCCACAACTGTTGGAAATCAGTCTGAATCTGATGACCTTGCTCTGGATCCTAGAAGCTATGAGCACAAGACGTATGAGGCCAGGAAAAATTTCCTGACATCCTATTTCAACCGGCGCCCATACCTTTCTCCTCAGGAAGAGGAGAAGCTGTCTGCAAGTCTGTGGCTCTGGAAATCTGACATTGCCAGTCACTTTGCAACCAAGCGAAGGATGTGCGAGAAACAATGTCAGACCATGAAGCTGTCTGTGCTGCTCGGCTTTGACATGCATGCTGTCAAGAAAGTTAAACATGACTTGATATTTGTGGAGAGCAGCGCCTCAGAGGGGAGATCTGGAGGCCTCAAGTCTGGTACTCCAAGCACAGACCAAAACAAGCAGTGTGAGACACTAAACTGTACGCTAAAACTCAGAACATGCACAGAGACCATTTCCATTGACTCAGACAGTGAGCCGGAAACGGAGGATAAACCTACTGAGAATGGAAATGTTGACGCAAACCAAGACGAAAATTTAAAGTCTGAGGAGCCAGCAAACCTGAGCGAAGAGACTGAACCCGAACCTGAACCCTTAAACACGGACGATCCCTCTAGAGAGAAGGAGAGCTCTTTGCAAGATGGGAAAGCAAATGCTTTGATGACTTTCTGTTAG
- the si:dkeyp-97e7.9 gene encoding DEP domain-containing mTOR-interacting protein, which translates to MERTSSIRRKAMARQHKGEVMIAGEQLRLRLHNGKLIKDRLHHLRTYPNCFVAKELIDWLVSHKEAPDRATAVCLMQHLMDHDIIHHVCDKRSVLKDAKLLYRFRKDDGTFPFNTEVKIFMRGQGLYEHLIGDENSILQLREEHGVAYQHSFPGCQLIDWLLQNGEAESRRQGIELCRTLQEHGIIQHVAKKHDFFDSGLLYQFCINFRRRRRLSELLNDSEQDANEGVAVSTPEDNLPDNPFALRQKNGGNSPTFQSVGSSKDLKQVTSGRRSSLNSLQLHSAGFPPLVQVSSTSVVCNPKSVLRRNYTCEELLAPGAPFIKRVLTVIGDALGWGFVVRGMAPCYVQAVDRGSPAAAAGVKVRQFVCQVNGQCVLYLDYRKVSRLVMTGPRIAVVEIMEPLE; encoded by the exons ATGGAGCGAACAAGTAGCATTAGGAGAAAAGCCATGGCCAGACAACATAAAGGAGAAGTCATGATTGCTGGAGAACAACTCAG GTTGAGACTACACAATGGAAAACTAATCAAGGACCGACTCCACCACCTGCGCACATATCCTAACTGCTTTGTGGCAAAGGAACTCATAGACTGGCTTGTGAGCCATAAGGAAGCTCCAGATCGAGCAACAGCTGTCTGCTTAATGCAGCACCTCATGGATCATGACATCATTCACCATG tctGTGACAAGAGGTCAGTATTGAAGGATGCCAAACTGCTGTATCGTTTCCGCAAGGATGATGGCACATTTCCATTCAATACAGAGGTGAAAATCTTCATGCGAGGACAAGGACTCTATGAACA TCTTATCGGGGACGAGAATTCTATTCTGCAGCTAAGAGAGGAGCATGGTGTTGCATATCAGCACTCCTTTCCTGGCTGCCAATTGATTGACTGGCTCCTTCAGAACGGAGAGGCAGAGAGCCGGCGTCAGGGAATAGAGCTGTGCCGCACGTTGCAGGAGCATGGCATCATTCAGCACG TGGCAAAGAAGCATGATTTCTTTGACAGTGGACTGCTCTATCAGTTCTGCATCAATTTTCGCCGCAGACGCCGCCTATCTGAATTGTTAAATGACAGTGAACAAGATGCCAACGAAGGTGTGGCAGTGTCGACACCAGAGGACAACCTTCCTGATAATCCATTTGCTCTGCGCCAAAAAAATGGGGGCAACTCTCCAACTTTCCAGTCTG TGGGGTCAAGTAAAGATCTGAAACAGGTTACCAGTGGGCGTCGAAGCAGCTTGAATTCCCTTCAGCTTCACTCTGCTGGATTTCCACCTCTTGTCCAGGTGTCTTCAACTTCAGTGGTATGCAATCCTAAATCAG tgcttAGAAGAAATTATACATGTGAAGAGTTATTGGCACCTGGTGCACCTTTCATCAAGAGAGTGTTGACG GTGATAGGAGATGCCCTGGGCTGGGGCTTTGTTGTCAGAGGCATGGCTCCCTGTTATGTACAGGCTGTTGACCGTGGAAGCCCTGCAGCAGCTGCTGGAGTTAAG GTTCGGCAGTTTGTGTGCCAGGTGAATGGACAGTGTGTCCTCTACTTGGACTACAGGAAAGTCTCCAGACTGGTAATGACAGGCCCTCGGATTGCTGTAGTGGAAATTATGGAACCACTGGAATGA